DNA from Nitrospira sp.:
AACCAGGTACTTGGCCACGCTGTATCAAGCCTTGCCGGCATCGGCGCAATCGACCTTTCAATTGAGTACAACCGATGAGACTGCCATCAAAAATCGTGCCGTTGCAGTGGGGACTGAGAACACGACGCGAGGGACGGCAGTGCAGATTCTTCCTGCCGACGTGCAGATAGGACGATGGAGCAACACGAACAGAACGTTTACCCCAGGATTGACCACCCCGAATGCGGTTCGCGTGTTGACGAAACGAGATCCTTCGGTTGGAGCAGGCGGGATTTCGACCTTCATCGCCCGTGTGTTCAATGTCACATCCATCAACGTCAGTGCTTTCGCCACGGCGGCGCTGACGGGGCCGGCCGTCACGCCTCCGGGTGACTTGGACACGCCGTTTGGAATTTCCTCGTTCCGGTTTTCGACACCCTACTGCAACCAACCTGTTACGTTCTATCCCTCAAACGATCCGACATCCTGTGCGGGGTGGCATACGTATTTTACCAACCCGCCGAATGCAAACACCTTGCGAAATATTATCGACACGCAACTCATTCCCAATCCCCCTACCAGCCCAGGGACCGGGGTCGGCAATACGTTGGAATTCATCGGAGGGAATGTCGCCAGCGCGCTTCCCAACCTCTACAACTTGTATCTTTCCAAACGTGATCCTGCCACCGGCATCTGGACGGCATTAGTACCGGTCTATCAGGCTAGCGATTGTTCTAATCCCAACTCCCCTCTTCCAATAGTCGGTTATGCCACGATGAACATCACGACCGTCATCGTTCCTCCGGCCGGTCAGTTGGTGCAGGGGACGGTTGCCTGCAACGTGGTTGGGGGAACGACCGGCGGCGGCGGAGATTTTGGAACGCTCTCATCGCTTCCTGGGCTTGTGCAATAGCCTGCTCAGAAAGGAGAAGTCTGAATGGCGAATTTCATGACCGTGTCCATCGAGTGCCAGACTGAGGAGGTGCGCGTCGCATTCAAGGCGGCGATGGCCTGCCATCGCGAGTTCGTGCCGAAACCAACTCGCATCTCCGGCACGCCCGACATGTTGGTGCTTGAACTCGATGAGCACAATCCCACCAGGACGTTGAACGAAGTGCGCACCATGGTCGAGACGGCTCCGCGAACGGAAATCGTCCTGACCTCCAAGCGAACCGATCCCCAAATCATGTTGGAAGTGATGCGCATGGGGGTCAAGGAATTCTTGCCGCAGCCGCTTCAAATCAAAGAGGTCGAGGAGGCGTTGATTCGATTCAAGACGCGTTTCGCATCGCTGAATCAAAGCTCAGAAGCCAATCTCGGAGCGGTGATCTCAGTGATGGGAGGCAAGGCCGGGATGGGGACGAGTACGGTGGCGCTGAATCTAGCGATGGCTCTGCAACAGAACGGCAAAGCTACCAGGCATGCCGTGTTGGTTGACCTGAATCTCTCCGGTAACGATCTCCCGCTCTATCTTGATGTGGCGACGCAGCGTGGTTGGCACGATGTCTCGCAGGACATTTCCCGGCTCGATCCCGCCATGCTTCAAGGTGTTCTGGTGAAACACGACTCCGGGCTCCATCTTCTTGCGTCGGGCGGGGAGGGGTTGGAGGAAGTGCTCGCGCCGGGCTGTGTGCTCTATACCGTGGATCTGCTCCGCTCCATGTTCGACTATGTCGTGATCGATTGCGGATCCCGGGTGATGCCAGCCGTGGAGGAGGGCCTTGAGCTGTCCAATCATGTGTATGTCGTGACGTGCCTGTCGGTTCCCTCGATTCGACACACGAAACACCTGATACAGGTGCTCCAAGAGCGAGTGGGACTCAGCACGCCGATCGACATCGTGGTCAATCGGTATCGGGCTCGCGACGCGGAACTGTTGAAACAAGCAGAAGGTCTTTTGCATATGAAAGCCTCATGGCTGCTCCCAAATGACTATGGCACCGTGAGTCAATCGCTGGATGGAGGGACTCCTCTTCTTCAGCTTTTCCCTCGGTCGGAGGTGACGCAGAGTTACGTGAAGCGCGCGGCAGATCTGATTAAGGACTGGAACCATAGAAAGAAAGGGGTTCATTCTTCAGTCCAACCGGAAAAGAACGAGTCGTTACTGGGGCGATTCTGGTCCGGTGTGTCGAGCAGTGCGCGAGTCAAGACTGGGCTTGCATGAGAGATCGTCCTTCATTCCTAACCTCCAACGAGGAATTATGGCTATGCTGACTGCGAAAGTGCCGGTGAGAGGAGAGCAGCGGAACTCGTTTCAGGATCTCAAGGCCCGGGTGCATCAACGGGTGGTGGAACTGCTCGATATGAACGCAGTGAGTATGATGGAGGAGGCGGTTCTGCATGGCGAGTTGAGCAAACTGATCGAGCAACTGCTCCAGCAGGATTCCATCCCGCTCAATCTGAGCGAACGCACGAGGCTGACCAAGGAGATCATGCACGAGGTGCTCGGGTTGGGACCGATTGAACCCCTCCTGGCCGATGCGACCGTAGCAGATATACTCGTGAACGGGCCGCACAAAGTCTATGTGGAGCGGTTCGGCGTGCTCGAGCCTACCGACGTACGGTTTCGGGACGAAGCGCATCTTCGGAAAATTATCGATCGCATCGTGTCGCGAGTGGGGCGCCGGATCGACGATTCTGTTCCGATGGTCGACGCCAGGCTCAGCGACGGTTCCCGCGTGAATGCCATCGTCCCACCGTTGGCGTTGGACGGCGCCACGCTGTCGATCAGAAAATTCAGCAAGGATCCGTTGCTCCTCGATGCTTTGATCGAACGGCGGTCGGTGACGCCGGAAATCGGGGCGATTCTGAAAGCCATTGTGCAGGGGCGTCTGAACATTTTGATTTCCGGCGGAACCGGTACAGGCAAAACCACCTTCTTGAACATG
Protein-coding regions in this window:
- a CDS encoding Type II/IV secretion system ATP hydrolase TadA/VirB11/CpaF, TadA subfamily gives rise to the protein MLTAKVPVRGEQRNSFQDLKARVHQRVVELLDMNAVSMMEEAVLHGELSKLIEQLLQQDSIPLNLSERTRLTKEIMHEVLGLGPIEPLLADATVADILVNGPHKVYVERFGVLEPTDVRFRDEAHLRKIIDRIVSRVGRRIDDSVPMVDARLSDGSRVNAIVPPLALDGATLSIRKFSKDPLLLDALIERRSVTPEIGAILKAIVQGRLNILISGGTGTGKTTFLNMLSSFIPPKERIITIEDAAELQLKQDHVVRLETRPANIEGKGQITQRDLVKNALRMRPDRIIVGEVRGAEAIDMLQAMNTGHDGSLTTIHANSSRDALTRLETMVAMEGLNLPTKAVRHYISSALDVIIHLSRLSDGSRKMTSIQEVSGMEGDVITLQEIFQFEQSGLDEQGKVQGKFRATGIRPKFLDRCKAAGVNVPLDVFDPRRVYQC